One genomic segment of Alkalimarinus alittae includes these proteins:
- a CDS encoding response regulator, with amino-acid sequence MARILAVDDSASMRQMVSYTLKVAGHDVVEAADGQQALELAKGTQVDLVLSDVNMPVMDGLTLVKELRALPEYKFTPILMLTTESTLDKKMEGKKAGATGWLVKPFNPDQLLATIKKVLD; translated from the coding sequence ATGGCAAGAATTTTGGCTGTGGATGACTCAGCATCAATGCGGCAAATGGTGAGTTATACCTTAAAGGTTGCAGGACATGATGTTGTTGAGGCAGCAGATGGACAGCAAGCGCTAGAACTCGCAAAAGGCACTCAAGTTGATCTAGTCCTTTCTGATGTGAATATGCCTGTTATGGATGGGCTGACACTAGTGAAAGAGTTGCGAGCGTTACCAGAATATAAATTCACCCCCATCTTGATGCTTACAACAGAGTCTACTTTGGATAAAAAAATGGAAGGTAAGAAGGCGGGGGCAACGGGTTGGTTAGTAAAACCCTTTAACCCTGATCAACTACTTGCGACCATTAAAAAAGTATTAGACTAG
- a CDS encoding STAS domain-containing protein yields the protein MSDIAEVVLESNCGIAQAESLRVQLEELFQNRYQIVIDGSAVKRIDTAALQLLGAFFTAMSHAETDVTWTAPSELLSQSANTLGLKEILKL from the coding sequence ATGAGTGATATAGCAGAAGTCGTGCTTGAGAGTAACTGTGGCATAGCACAAGCGGAATCTCTAAGAGTTCAGTTGGAAGAATTATTTCAGAATCGTTATCAAATTGTTATTGATGGTTCTGCTGTAAAACGAATCGATACTGCTGCACTTCAGTTGTTGGGCGCTTTTTTTACTGCAATGAGTCATGCAGAAACTGATGTTACATGGACAGCGCCCTCTGAACTATTGTCGCAATCGGCCAATACGCTAGGGTTAAAAGAAATTCTTAAGCTCTAA
- the fliJ gene encoding flagellar export protein FliJ: MRRSKRLQVVLELAKRKEDEALKAMQSSQNNLNQQHQQLQELTRYQQEYQQALRDAFSTGATAANCATYQHFLSQVGSAIEQQQRVVTLAEEQFNKARLHWQSLYEKQKGMGGLIDRFRDEEDRALDKKEQQMIDELSQRKRT, encoded by the coding sequence ATGAGGCGATCTAAAAGACTACAAGTGGTTTTAGAACTAGCAAAAAGAAAAGAAGATGAAGCACTTAAAGCGATGCAGTCATCGCAAAATAACCTCAATCAGCAGCATCAACAGTTGCAGGAACTGACGCGTTATCAGCAGGAGTATCAGCAGGCACTCAGAGATGCGTTTTCCACTGGCGCTACGGCCGCTAACTGCGCAACCTATCAGCATTTTTTATCCCAAGTAGGCAGTGCTATCGAACAACAGCAGAGGGTTGTGACGTTAGCAGAAGAACAGTTTAATAAAGCAAGGCTACACTGGCAGTCGCTTTATGAAAAACAGAAAGGCATGGGCGGATTAATAGACCGGTTTCGTGATGAAGAAGATCGAGCGCTTGATAAAAAAGAACAACAGATGATAGATGAACTATCTCAACGGAAAAGAACATAG
- the fliI gene encoding flagellar protein export ATPase FliI: protein MKLPERIKQYQKVIPDDVTPVVTGRLTRMVGLTLEAVGCPMVVGERCLIAGSGLHPVEAEVVGFDGDRMFLMPLTAIDGLKPGARVIPIESAGQIPVGFNLLGRVINGAAEPLDNLGPLEPSAHISYNGETINPLDRAPIRESMDVGIRAINSMLTVGTGQRLGLFAGSGVGKSMLLGMMTKFTSADITIVGLIGERGREVKEFIEDILGPEGLARSVVIAAPADDSPLMRLRAAMLTTRVAEYFRDQGKSVLLLMDSLTRYAQAQREIALAVGEPPATKGYPPSVFAKLPQLVERAGNGLPGGGSITAFYTVLTEGDDQQDPIADASRAILDGHIVLSRRLAEEGHYPAIDVEASISRVMPHIVSPEHMKSAQKFKQVYARYQQARDLISVGAYVPGSDPETDFAIERIESMKSFLQQNLQDKSPYAESVEQLAQVMGMGSESGVDVEPNAAEIPS, encoded by the coding sequence ATGAAACTTCCTGAAAGAATTAAACAGTATCAGAAGGTGATCCCTGATGACGTCACGCCGGTGGTCACAGGTCGTTTAACCCGCATGGTTGGCTTGACGCTTGAGGCGGTAGGTTGTCCTATGGTGGTGGGTGAGCGTTGCTTAATCGCGGGCAGTGGTTTGCACCCAGTAGAGGCAGAGGTGGTTGGATTTGATGGCGATCGGATGTTCTTGATGCCCTTAACCGCCATTGATGGCCTAAAGCCCGGTGCGCGTGTAATACCGATAGAAAGTGCAGGTCAGATTCCTGTTGGGTTTAACCTATTAGGGCGAGTGATAAATGGCGCAGCAGAGCCGCTTGATAACTTAGGCCCGCTTGAGCCTAGTGCGCACATTTCATATAACGGCGAAACCATTAACCCTCTAGATCGAGCGCCCATAAGAGAGTCTATGGATGTGGGAATTCGCGCTATCAATAGCATGCTGACCGTGGGAACAGGTCAGCGATTAGGCTTATTTGCGGGGAGTGGTGTTGGTAAAAGTATGCTGCTAGGGATGATGACAAAATTCACGTCTGCAGATATTACAATTGTTGGGTTGATTGGTGAACGTGGACGAGAAGTTAAAGAGTTTATAGAAGATATTCTAGGACCGGAGGGGTTAGCAAGGTCTGTTGTTATTGCCGCGCCAGCTGATGACTCACCCTTAATGCGGCTAAGAGCTGCAATGCTGACAACACGCGTCGCAGAGTATTTTAGAGATCAAGGGAAGAGCGTATTATTGTTAATGGATTCATTAACGCGTTATGCGCAAGCGCAGCGTGAAATAGCATTAGCGGTAGGTGAGCCGCCTGCAACTAAAGGGTATCCACCCTCCGTGTTTGCTAAATTGCCGCAGCTGGTTGAGCGTGCAGGTAATGGGCTTCCGGGAGGTGGTTCTATTACGGCTTTTTATACCGTATTAACCGAAGGTGACGATCAGCAAGACCCTATCGCAGATGCATCAAGAGCGATACTCGATGGTCATATTGTGTTATCTAGACGGTTAGCCGAAGAAGGGCATTATCCGGCTATTGATGTGGAGGCTTCGATAAGTCGAGTGATGCCGCATATTGTTAGCCCTGAGCATATGAAATCGGCCCAGAAATTTAAGCAAGTTTATGCGCGCTATCAGCAAGCCAGAGATTTGATCAGTGTAGGGGCTTATGTGCCAGGTTCTGACCCAGAAACTGATTTCGCCATTGAGCGGATCGAGTCAATGAAAAGCTTTTTACAGCAAAACTTACAAGATAAATCACCGTACGCCGAAAGTGTCGAGCAGTTGGCTCAAGTAATGGGCATGGGAAGCGAGTCTGGTGTTGATGTCGAACCCAATGCGGCAGAAATCCCCTCGTAG
- a CDS encoding flagellar assembly protein FliH, translated as MTDKKANRIPADQLTAYERWELPTMQPGGNDVIRSHVSSAELPVKPLTASDLETIRLEAYEAGFAEGKEEGTKQGHKEGLEKGLQEGIEKGTQQGIQEGQVTGQQQKQAEIDDVNARLNGVLAQLLDPIKQHDDEVEEALLNLVLTVSRAVIMREISLNSHQIQRTVKDALASLPSPSSNVKIWVNSVDYDSVHSIAESIADDVQVIKSDDILPGGCKVETLHSQIDATVEKRFQKTVQQMLDRHASSVPIDEAPDLTDSMEDMTDFHRDVLEGSQYEDSETETQTAQPSTETLNPTQPFENTDETS; from the coding sequence ATGACCGATAAAAAAGCTAATCGCATACCTGCTGACCAGTTAACAGCTTATGAAAGGTGGGAGCTTCCCACCATGCAGCCTGGCGGGAACGATGTCATTCGTTCTCATGTCTCATCAGCTGAACTCCCTGTAAAACCATTAACCGCTTCTGACCTTGAAACGATACGGCTCGAAGCTTACGAGGCCGGTTTTGCTGAAGGTAAAGAAGAAGGTACTAAACAAGGCCATAAAGAAGGGCTTGAGAAAGGTTTACAAGAAGGGATAGAAAAAGGGACTCAGCAAGGAATTCAAGAAGGTCAGGTAACAGGGCAGCAGCAGAAACAGGCAGAAATTGATGACGTTAACGCCAGATTGAACGGCGTTTTGGCTCAACTGCTCGACCCTATTAAACAGCATGATGACGAAGTCGAAGAAGCATTACTAAACCTAGTATTAACGGTCAGTCGTGCCGTTATCATGAGAGAGATTTCCTTAAATAGCCATCAAATTCAGCGCACGGTTAAAGATGCCTTAGCCTCTCTACCGTCACCTTCCTCAAATGTGAAAATTTGGGTTAATAGTGTTGATTATGACAGTGTACACTCAATAGCAGAGTCGATTGCTGATGACGTACAGGTTATTAAGTCTGATGATATTTTGCCTGGTGGCTGTAAGGTCGAAACATTACATAGTCAAATTGATGCGACGGTTGAAAAGCGATTCCAAAAAACAGTTCAGCAGATGCTCGATAGGCATGCGTCTAGTGTGCCTATTGATGAGGCGCCTGATTTAACAGACTCGATGGAAGATATGACGGATTTTCATCGTGACGTGCTTGAAGGTTCCCAATACGAAGATTCAGAGACTGAGACTCAAACTGCTCAGCCTTCTACTGAGACACTTAACCCCACTCAACCTTTCGAAAATACTGATGAAACTTCCTGA
- the fliG gene encoding flagellar motor switch protein FliG, giving the protein MSDEQGEGEKKAPKVGRIDAAAILLMSLGEAEAAQILKHMGPKEVQRVGTAMTQLADVTQEQVEAVTGQFLEAVGHQTGMGIGADDYIRTMLTQALGEDKASSLIDRILIGGNTTGLDTLKWMESRSVADIIRHEHPQIQAIVVSYLDPDQSAEVLTNFDEKVRLDIVMRVAALDTVHPQALQELNSILEKQFSGGSAAKTSKIGGVKRAADIMNFLDGTVEGALMDSIKEMDADLGSEIEDLMFVFENLKEVDDRGIQALLREVSSDVLIIALKGSDDEMKEKIFKNMSKRAAELLKDDLEAKGPVKLSDVEGSQKDILTIARRMADAGEISLGGAGEEMV; this is encoded by the coding sequence ATGAGTGATGAGCAGGGCGAAGGCGAAAAAAAAGCCCCTAAAGTTGGGCGTATAGACGCTGCCGCAATACTGTTAATGTCTTTAGGTGAAGCAGAGGCAGCACAGATTCTAAAGCACATGGGTCCAAAAGAGGTTCAGCGTGTAGGTACCGCAATGACTCAACTTGCAGATGTGACGCAAGAGCAAGTAGAGGCTGTTACGGGGCAGTTTTTAGAGGCTGTTGGGCACCAAACAGGAATGGGTATTGGTGCCGATGACTACATCAGAACGATGCTGACTCAAGCGTTGGGTGAAGATAAAGCATCCAGTTTAATCGATCGAATTTTGATCGGTGGTAATACTACCGGGCTTGATACACTAAAGTGGATGGAGTCACGATCAGTAGCGGATATTATTCGTCATGAGCACCCGCAAATACAGGCTATTGTGGTGTCTTATCTTGACCCTGACCAATCGGCTGAAGTATTGACCAACTTTGATGAGAAAGTCAGGTTGGATATTGTTATGCGAGTGGCAGCCTTAGACACCGTGCACCCTCAAGCATTACAAGAACTAAACTCAATATTAGAGAAACAATTCTCTGGTGGTTCGGCAGCTAAGACCAGTAAAATTGGTGGGGTTAAGCGGGCTGCAGATATTATGAACTTCCTCGATGGCACCGTTGAAGGCGCGTTGATGGATAGCATCAAAGAAATGGATGCAGATTTAGGCAGTGAAATAGAAGACTTGATGTTTGTGTTTGAGAATCTTAAAGAGGTGGATGATCGCGGTATTCAGGCATTGCTACGAGAGGTGTCGTCAGACGTACTGATTATTGCGTTAAAAGGCTCAGACGACGAGATGAAAGAAAAGATCTTCAAGAATATGTCTAAACGTGCGGCTGAACTATTGAAGGATGATTTAGAAGCGAAAGGGCCTGTTAAGCTCAGTGATGTTGAAGGCTCTCAAAAAGACATTTTGACGATTGCGCGCAGAATGGCTGACGCAGGCGAGATTTCATTAGGTGGCGCTGGCGAAGAGATGGTATAA
- the fliF gene encoding flagellar basal-body MS-ring/collar protein FliF, with protein MANVPAETNNNVPATTGSTAQGSVTTTSEPDSEMFMGFNKLNLIRQVGLMVGLAASVALGLSVVLWAQEPNYQPIMSNINNMDINEVSTLLNQNDITYKIDPSSGVLLVESSEVHRAKLKLAAAGITEQKPVGFELLDQEQGLGTSQFMESTRFKRGLEGELSKTISSLRNVRSARVHLAVPKRSVFVRDARKPTASVFVEVFSGRPLARGQVDSIVNLVAGSVPEMNKDDVTVVDQKGNLLSQKDESSEDRMASREFDYSRKMEKVLNGRVSSILEPILGSGRFRSEVSAEVDFTSVEQAEEIFNPDMKAVRSEQTLNEQRVAGNQGGIPGALSNQPPGAATVPEVAGGAGEGGAGGMSDLRKQTTRNYEVDRTVSYTKQQPGRIKRLTVAVAIDDIRKVNPENGEVSFVPWTENELQRLTLLVRSAVGYSASRGDSVNVINTPFAAEEIVAFEETPIWQQPWLLDLVKPIMAGLVILILVLGLVRPTLKSLAQSGNQAKELALAGDEDGLAELDQLGEGSADGQVTLSATDDFLLPGASEGYDKKLNALKGLVVEDPARVAQVVRQWVNSDE; from the coding sequence ATGGCGAACGTTCCTGCAGAAACCAATAACAATGTCCCCGCGACTACAGGGTCAACTGCTCAAGGCTCGGTAACAACGACAAGTGAGCCAGATAGCGAAATGTTTATGGGCTTTAATAAGCTCAACCTAATACGCCAAGTAGGGTTGATGGTGGGGCTTGCGGCTAGCGTTGCTTTAGGGCTATCTGTTGTTTTATGGGCGCAGGAACCTAACTATCAGCCGATCATGAGCAATATCAACAATATGGATATTAATGAAGTGTCCACATTGCTCAATCAAAATGATATTACGTATAAAATTGACCCCTCTTCAGGTGTGTTGCTCGTTGAGTCTAGCGAAGTTCACCGCGCAAAGTTGAAATTGGCTGCTGCAGGTATTACAGAGCAAAAGCCAGTTGGTTTTGAATTGTTAGATCAAGAACAAGGGTTAGGCACCAGTCAGTTTATGGAGTCAACTCGATTCAAGCGAGGCCTAGAAGGTGAACTGTCAAAAACGATTTCTAGCCTTAGAAACGTGAGAAGTGCACGGGTTCATTTGGCTGTTCCTAAACGCTCTGTCTTTGTACGTGATGCGCGAAAGCCAACCGCATCGGTATTTGTTGAAGTGTTCAGTGGACGGCCATTAGCTAGAGGTCAAGTTGACTCTATCGTTAATCTGGTTGCTGGTAGCGTACCAGAAATGAATAAAGACGATGTAACTGTCGTTGATCAAAAAGGGAACTTACTATCGCAAAAGGATGAAAGCTCTGAAGATCGTATGGCTTCACGAGAGTTTGATTACTCTAGAAAAATGGAAAAAGTGCTTAACGGTCGTGTATCGAGTATCTTGGAGCCCATTTTAGGAAGTGGTCGATTTAGATCAGAGGTATCTGCTGAAGTTGACTTCACTTCCGTGGAGCAGGCAGAAGAAATATTTAATCCAGACATGAAAGCGGTTCGCAGCGAACAAACATTGAATGAGCAGCGGGTCGCCGGAAACCAAGGCGGGATTCCAGGCGCGTTATCAAATCAACCTCCGGGTGCTGCAACTGTACCTGAAGTAGCAGGCGGTGCGGGTGAAGGAGGGGCAGGGGGTATGTCTGATCTTCGTAAGCAGACCACGCGAAATTATGAGGTTGATCGTACGGTCAGCTATACCAAGCAACAACCAGGGCGTATAAAAAGACTGACAGTCGCCGTAGCCATTGATGATATTCGAAAGGTAAATCCAGAAAATGGCGAAGTGAGCTTTGTGCCTTGGACAGAAAATGAATTGCAGCGTTTAACGTTACTCGTGCGCAGTGCCGTTGGATACTCTGCATCCAGAGGGGATAGTGTTAATGTGATTAATACACCTTTTGCAGCAGAAGAAATTGTCGCTTTTGAAGAAACACCTATTTGGCAGCAGCCATGGCTACTGGATTTAGTAAAGCCTATTATGGCGGGTCTTGTAATACTTATACTGGTTCTAGGTTTGGTTAGACCTACACTGAAAAGCTTAGCTCAAAGCGGTAATCAGGCTAAAGAACTTGCGTTAGCCGGTGACGAAGATGGACTTGCAGAACTCGATCAATTGGGCGAAGGTTCGGCCGACGGACAAGTCACTCTCAGTGCAACGGATGATTTCCTTTTACCTGGCGCGTCTGAAGGGTATGATAAAAAACTAAATGCCCTTAAAGGGCTGGTTGTTGAAGATCCAGCAAGAGTGGCGCAAGTAGTAAGACAATGGGTGAATTCAGATGAGTGA
- the fliE gene encoding flagellar hook-basal body complex protein FliE produces MSGIGQVSGRADINQVLAEMRNLKAQVQRPEALQEPSLTTNVTSVKPTDPTQSFGSLLSRAVDSVNDTQQNASALRTAYEQGDPTVDITRVMVEAQKSTVSFQALTQVRNKVVQAYEDIMKMPI; encoded by the coding sequence ATGTCTGGTATAGGTCAAGTTTCAGGCAGAGCTGATATTAATCAGGTGTTGGCAGAGATGCGTAATCTAAAGGCTCAGGTTCAACGACCTGAAGCGCTGCAGGAACCCTCGCTAACGACGAATGTTACGTCTGTTAAGCCTACTGATCCTACTCAAAGCTTTGGTTCATTGCTTTCTCGAGCAGTCGATAGTGTTAATGACACTCAGCAAAATGCGTCAGCGCTAAGAACTGCGTATGAACAGGGTGATCCGACAGTCGATATTACTCGGGTGATGGTTGAAGCTCAAAAGTCGACCGTTTCATTTCAAGCCTTAACTCAAGTTAGAAATAAAGTTGTTCAGGCGTACGAAGATATTATGAAGATGCCAATTTAA
- a CDS encoding sigma-54-dependent transcriptional regulator: MAKTTILIVEDDRELREALSTTLEIAGYNCVTADSAESAIPILEKRVVELVVSDVNMPGMNGHELLEYIHRQFPGIPAMLITAYGQISDAVSAMQSGAVDYIVKPFEPNVLIESVKRVLGAVNPSTEGQPIAEDPFSRQLFQLARKVAVSDSTVMIAGESGTGKEVLARYIHASSPRKNQPFIALNCAAIPENMLEAILFGHEKGAYTGAYNSAPGKFEQANGGTILLDEISEMELGLQAKLLRVIQEREVERVGGRKTISLDVRVLATTNRDLKEYVAEGKFREDLYYRLSVFPMQWKPLRERPLDIVPLAERLLGDHIAKMKLPPISLDQSAKLAMQQYSWPGNVRELDNAVQRALILQQGNVISASDLCLESNVGQNFGRDTVGLNPPTAMFEQAFDSVDGASNVDGASQLLEAEGASVLGEDLKQREFQIIIDMLRKENGRKKQTAEKLGISPRTLRYKMARMRECGIDLDAEMSAA, encoded by the coding sequence ATGGCTAAAACAACGATTTTAATTGTAGAAGATGACCGAGAATTACGGGAGGCACTCAGCACTACTCTTGAGATTGCCGGCTATAATTGCGTGACAGCTGACTCAGCTGAATCTGCTATTCCGATACTTGAAAAAAGAGTCGTTGAGTTGGTTGTTAGCGATGTAAATATGCCGGGTATGAATGGCCATGAATTATTGGAATACATACATCGTCAATTTCCTGGCATTCCTGCTATGTTAATTACCGCTTATGGTCAAATAAGTGATGCGGTATCTGCTATGCAATCGGGTGCGGTCGATTACATTGTTAAGCCCTTTGAGCCGAATGTCTTAATTGAATCTGTTAAGCGTGTATTAGGGGCTGTTAACCCCTCAACGGAAGGGCAGCCGATTGCTGAAGATCCATTTAGTCGACAGCTATTTCAGTTGGCGAGAAAGGTCGCAGTATCTGATTCTACGGTCATGATTGCAGGTGAGAGTGGTACCGGTAAAGAAGTGCTTGCTCGATATATTCATGCCAGTTCGCCAAGAAAAAACCAACCGTTTATCGCGCTTAACTGTGCAGCAATACCTGAGAATATGTTAGAAGCTATTCTATTTGGACACGAAAAAGGTGCTTATACTGGTGCCTACAACAGTGCTCCGGGTAAGTTTGAGCAAGCAAATGGCGGCACCATATTATTAGATGAAATTTCTGAAATGGAGCTAGGCCTGCAAGCTAAGTTATTGCGAGTGATTCAAGAACGAGAAGTTGAGCGGGTGGGAGGTCGAAAGACTATCTCATTGGATGTTCGTGTTCTTGCAACCACTAACAGAGATCTTAAAGAGTATGTTGCTGAGGGCAAGTTTAGAGAAGATTTGTATTATCGATTAAGTGTTTTCCCTATGCAGTGGAAGCCACTTAGAGAGAGACCTTTAGATATTGTACCGCTTGCTGAAAGGCTGTTGGGTGACCATATTGCCAAGATGAAGCTGCCGCCCATTTCACTTGATCAGTCAGCTAAGTTAGCCATGCAACAATATAGTTGGCCGGGTAATGTTCGGGAGTTAGACAACGCCGTGCAGCGAGCGTTGATTCTTCAGCAAGGTAATGTTATTTCAGCGTCTGATTTATGTCTCGAATCTAATGTCGGTCAGAATTTTGGGCGAGATACAGTTGGGCTTAATCCGCCTACGGCTATGTTTGAGCAGGCTTTTGATAGTGTTGATGGCGCGTCTAATGTTGACGGGGCTAGTCAGTTACTTGAAGCAGAAGGGGCGAGTGTACTTGGCGAAGACCTTAAGCAGCGAGAATTCCAAATTATTATTGATATGCTTCGCAAAGAAAACGGCCGCAAAAAACAGACCGCCGAAAAGCTCGGTATTAGCCCAAGAACATTAAGATATAAAATGGCGCGCATGAGAGAGTGTGGCATTGATCTAGACGCTGAAATGTCGGCGGCTTAA
- a CDS encoding sensor histidine kinase, translating to MNYQEPIMLANVAGLPKGGLVESFGDAFKSEDRRSSGHNIEPLFSEGSLADAMLAESELSSDDVSGSGETAPVEQALELFSRMSVQLTDSYRTLEKRVSQLNGELTTEVEQRRQELEEKERIADRLSTLLDVLPAGVVVLDGQGVVNECNPAALGLLGEPLLGESWVNIIKRCFAPRHDDGHEVSLKDGRRVRIETRSMTEGPGQLVLLTDLTETRELQAKVSRTERLSSLGRMVASLAHQIRTPLSTAMLYAGHLNQPEISDEMRQKCAEKIMSRLTHLEHQIRDMLVFAKGDTRLAESVKASDLFEQLKQAADTPIQNAQAEVEWTDCSENTSLLCNRDTLVGACLNLINNSIEAKPEGAKLSVKVVSPGRGYINIEVSDNGPGFSPEQKNKILDAFYTTKSHGTGLGLAVVQAVVKAHHGRFYITSNDDGTKAVITLPVYEQQSKAKHSG from the coding sequence ATGAATTATCAGGAACCAATAATGCTAGCCAATGTAGCAGGCCTTCCAAAAGGCGGTCTGGTTGAGTCGTTTGGTGACGCATTCAAAAGCGAAGACAGACGATCAAGTGGTCATAACATCGAACCTCTTTTTTCGGAAGGTAGTCTTGCAGATGCAATGCTAGCAGAGTCTGAATTATCGTCTGATGATGTTTCAGGTAGTGGTGAGACGGCACCTGTTGAGCAAGCGCTAGAGTTATTTAGTCGGATGTCTGTACAGTTAACAGACTCTTATAGAACTCTCGAAAAGCGGGTGAGTCAGTTAAATGGCGAGCTAACTACTGAGGTTGAGCAACGTAGACAAGAGCTTGAAGAAAAAGAGCGTATTGCTGATCGACTATCAACATTGCTCGATGTGCTCCCCGCAGGCGTCGTTGTTTTAGACGGTCAAGGGGTCGTTAATGAGTGTAATCCTGCCGCGTTAGGGTTGTTAGGCGAACCATTACTCGGCGAAAGTTGGGTTAATATCATAAAACGTTGCTTTGCGCCTCGGCATGATGATGGGCATGAAGTCTCTCTTAAAGACGGTCGTAGAGTTCGCATAGAGACACGTTCGATGACAGAAGGACCTGGCCAGTTAGTACTATTAACAGATTTAACTGAGACTCGTGAGCTTCAAGCAAAAGTCAGTCGCACTGAGCGCCTGTCTTCTCTTGGTCGAATGGTTGCTTCGTTAGCGCATCAGATAAGAACGCCATTATCCACTGCCATGTTATATGCAGGGCACCTTAATCAGCCTGAAATAAGCGATGAAATGCGTCAGAAGTGTGCCGAAAAAATTATGTCACGGTTGACTCACTTAGAGCACCAGATCAGGGATATGCTGGTATTTGCTAAGGGTGATACTCGACTAGCTGAAAGCGTTAAAGCGTCTGACTTATTTGAACAGCTAAAGCAGGCTGCAGATACACCTATTCAAAATGCACAAGCGGAAGTTGAATGGACAGACTGTTCAGAAAATACATCACTCCTGTGTAATCGAGATACGTTGGTAGGCGCGTGTTTAAATCTGATTAATAACAGTATTGAAGCAAAGCCTGAAGGGGCTAAATTAAGCGTTAAAGTAGTGTCACCCGGTCGCGGCTATATCAATATTGAAGTGTCTGATAATGGCCCTGGCTTTTCACCAGAACAAAAAAATAAAATTCTAGATGCTTTTTATACCACTAAATCTCACGGAACAGGGTTAGGTTTGGCGGTGGTTCAGGCGGTTGTTAAAGCGCATCATGGTCGATTTTATATTACATCGAATGATGACGGTACAAAGGCGGTTATTACACTGCCAGTGTATGAGCAGCAAAGCAAAGCAAAGCATAGCGGATAG